From Streptomyces chrestomyceticus JCM 4735, one genomic window encodes:
- the carA gene encoding glutamine-hydrolyzing carbamoyl-phosphate synthase small subunit: MTTSNQGNASQRRAASPAILVLEDGRSFRGRAYGAVGETFGEAVFSTGMTGYQETLTDPSYHRQVVVMTAPHIGNTGVNDEDPESARIWVSGFVVRDPARTPSNWRSARTLDDELAAQGVVGISGIDTRALTRHLRERGAMRVGIFSGPALDGPAGSGLADEAALLAKVQSAPQMKGADLSAEVATKEAYVVPAQGTKRFTVAAVDLGIKGMTPYRMAERGIEVHVLPATASAEDVYAVNPDGVFFSNGPGDPATADHPVSVMQAVLERGTPLFGICFGNQILGRALGFGTYKLKYGHRGINQPVQDRTTGKVEVTAHNHGFAVDAPLDKVSETPYGRAEVSHVCLNDNVVEGLQLLDRPAFSVQYHPEAAAGPHDAAYLFDRFVQLMEGQRA, from the coding sequence ATGACGACCTCCAACCAGGGGAACGCCTCGCAGAGGAGGGCGGCGTCTCCCGCCATACTCGTCCTGGAGGACGGCCGCAGCTTCCGCGGCCGCGCCTACGGGGCCGTGGGGGAGACCTTCGGCGAGGCGGTGTTCTCCACCGGCATGACCGGCTACCAGGAGACCCTGACCGACCCCTCGTACCACCGCCAGGTCGTCGTCATGACCGCCCCGCACATCGGCAACACGGGCGTCAACGACGAGGACCCGGAGTCCGCCCGCATCTGGGTGTCCGGCTTCGTCGTACGCGACCCCGCCCGCACCCCGTCCAACTGGCGCTCGGCCCGCACCCTCGACGACGAGCTGGCCGCCCAGGGCGTCGTCGGCATCAGCGGCATCGACACCCGCGCCCTCACCCGCCACCTGCGCGAACGCGGCGCGATGCGGGTCGGCATCTTCTCGGGCCCGGCGCTCGACGGCCCGGCCGGCTCCGGCCTCGCCGACGAGGCGGCGCTGCTGGCCAAGGTGCAGTCGGCCCCGCAGATGAAGGGCGCCGACCTGTCCGCCGAGGTGGCCACCAAGGAGGCGTACGTCGTGCCCGCGCAGGGCACCAAGCGCTTCACCGTCGCCGCGGTCGACCTGGGCATCAAGGGCATGACCCCGTACCGCATGGCCGAGCGCGGCATCGAGGTGCACGTGCTGCCCGCCACGGCGAGCGCCGAGGACGTGTACGCCGTCAACCCCGACGGTGTGTTCTTCTCCAACGGCCCGGGCGACCCGGCCACCGCCGACCACCCGGTCTCCGTCATGCAGGCGGTCCTGGAGCGCGGCACGCCGCTGTTCGGCATCTGCTTCGGCAACCAGATCCTCGGGCGCGCGCTGGGCTTCGGCACGTACAAGCTGAAGTACGGGCACCGCGGCATCAACCAGCCGGTGCAGGACCGTACGACCGGCAAGGTCGAGGTCACCGCGCACAACCACGGCTTCGCCGTCGACGCGCCGCTCGACAAGGTCTCCGAGACCCCCTACGGGCGCGCCGAGGTCTCCCACGTCTGCCTGAACGACAACGTGGTGGAGGGGCTCCAGCTCCTCGACCGGCCGGCCTTCAGCGTCCAGTACCACCCCGAGGCCGCCGCGGGCCCGCACGACGCGGCCTACCTGTTCGACCGCTTCGTCCAGCTCATGGAGGGCCAGCGTGCCTAA
- the carB gene encoding carbamoyl-phosphate synthase large subunit, which translates to MPKRTDIQSVLVIGSGPIVIGQAAEFDYSGTQACRVLKAEGLRVILVNSNPATIMTDPEIADATYVEPITPEFVEKIIAKERPDALLPTLGGQTALNTAISLHESGTLEQYGVELIGANVEAINKGEDRDLFKEVVEAVRRKIGHGESARSYICHTMDDVLKGVEELGGYPVVVRPSFTMGGAGSGFAHDEEELRRIAGQGLALSPTTEVLLEESILGWKEYELELMRDKNDNVVVVCSIENFDPMGVHTGDSITVAPAMTLTDREYQTLRDVGIAVIREVGVDTGGCNIQFAVNPVDGRVIVIEMNPRVSRSSALASKATGFPIAKIAARLAVGYTLDEIPNDITEQTPASFEPTLDYVVVKVPRFAFEKFPAADARLTTTMKSVGEAMAIGRNFTEALNKALRSLEKKGSQFEFTGDPGDKAELLVKAEIPTDGRINTVMQAIRAGATPEEIFDATKIDPWFVDQLFLIKETADEIAAADQLGPEVLAYAKRHGFSDAQIAAIRGLTEDVVREVRHALGVRPVYKTVDTCAAEFAAKTPYFYSSYDEESEVAPREKPAVIILGSGPNRIGQGIEFDYSCVHASFALSDAGYETVMVNCNPETVSTDYDTSDRLYFEPLTLEDVLEIVHAEQQAGPVAGVVVQLGGQTPLGLAQALKDNGVPIVGTSPEAIDLAEERGAFGQVLTDAGLPAPKYGTAYSFAEAKGIAAEIGYPVMVRPSYVLGGRGMEIVYDEPSLGEYLERHAGLIDQHPVLIDRFLDDAIEIDVDALYDGHELYLGGVMEHIEEAGIHSGDSACALPPITLGGYDIKRLRASTEAIAKGVGVRGLINIQFAMAGDILYVLEANPRASRTVPFTSKATAVPLAKAAARISLGATVAELRAEGMLPKSGDGGTLPLDSPISVKEAVMPWSRFRDVTGQGVDTVLGPEMRSTGEVMGIDSVFGTAYAKSQSGAYGALPTKGRAFVSVANRDKRAMIFPARELVAHGFELLATSGTAEVLRRNGINATVVRKKSEGEGPNGEKTIVQLIHDGEVDLIVNTPYGTGGRLDGYDIRTAAVARAVPCLTTVQALAAAVQGIEAMSRGDVGVRSLQEHARQLTAAREE; encoded by the coding sequence GTGCCTAAGCGCACCGATATCCAGTCCGTCCTGGTCATCGGCTCCGGCCCGATCGTCATCGGCCAGGCAGCCGAGTTCGACTACTCCGGCACCCAGGCGTGCCGGGTCCTGAAGGCCGAGGGCCTGCGGGTCATCCTGGTCAACTCCAACCCGGCCACGATCATGACCGACCCGGAGATCGCCGACGCCACCTACGTCGAGCCGATCACCCCGGAATTCGTCGAGAAGATCATCGCCAAGGAGCGCCCGGACGCCCTGCTGCCCACCCTGGGCGGCCAGACCGCGCTGAACACCGCGATCTCGCTGCACGAGTCCGGCACCCTGGAGCAGTACGGCGTCGAGCTGATCGGCGCCAACGTCGAGGCGATCAACAAGGGCGAGGACCGCGACCTGTTCAAGGAGGTCGTGGAGGCCGTCCGCCGCAAGATCGGCCACGGCGAGTCCGCGCGCTCCTACATCTGCCACACCATGGACGACGTCCTGAAGGGCGTCGAGGAGCTGGGCGGCTACCCGGTCGTCGTCCGCCCCTCCTTCACCATGGGCGGCGCCGGCTCCGGCTTCGCCCACGACGAGGAGGAGCTGCGCCGCATCGCCGGCCAGGGCCTGGCCCTGTCGCCGACCACCGAGGTGCTCCTGGAGGAGTCCATCCTCGGCTGGAAGGAGTACGAGCTGGAGCTGATGCGCGACAAGAACGACAACGTCGTGGTCGTCTGCTCCATCGAGAACTTCGACCCGATGGGCGTGCACACCGGTGACTCCATCACCGTCGCCCCGGCGATGACGCTCACCGACCGCGAGTACCAGACCCTGCGGGACGTCGGCATCGCCGTGATCCGCGAGGTCGGTGTGGACACCGGCGGCTGCAACATCCAGTTCGCCGTCAACCCCGTCGACGGCCGGGTCATCGTCATCGAGATGAACCCGCGCGTCTCGCGCTCCTCGGCGCTCGCCTCCAAGGCCACCGGCTTCCCGATCGCGAAGATCGCCGCCCGGCTGGCCGTCGGCTACACGCTCGACGAGATCCCCAACGACATCACCGAGCAGACCCCGGCGTCCTTCGAGCCCACCCTCGACTACGTCGTCGTCAAGGTTCCGCGCTTCGCCTTCGAGAAGTTCCCGGCGGCGGACGCCCGGCTGACCACCACCATGAAGTCGGTCGGCGAGGCGATGGCCATCGGCCGCAACTTCACCGAGGCGCTGAACAAGGCGCTGCGCTCGCTGGAGAAGAAGGGCAGCCAGTTCGAGTTCACCGGCGACCCGGGCGACAAGGCCGAGCTGCTGGTGAAGGCCGAGATCCCCACGGACGGCCGGATCAACACCGTCATGCAGGCGATCCGGGCCGGCGCCACCCCCGAGGAGATCTTCGACGCCACGAAGATCGACCCGTGGTTCGTCGACCAGCTCTTCCTGATCAAGGAGACCGCCGACGAGATCGCGGCCGCCGACCAGCTCGGCCCCGAGGTCCTGGCGTACGCCAAGCGGCACGGCTTCTCCGACGCCCAGATCGCCGCGATCCGCGGTCTGACCGAGGACGTCGTCCGCGAGGTCCGGCACGCGCTCGGCGTCCGCCCCGTCTACAAGACGGTGGACACCTGCGCCGCCGAGTTCGCCGCGAAGACCCCGTACTTCTACTCGTCCTACGACGAGGAGAGCGAGGTCGCGCCCCGCGAGAAGCCCGCCGTGATCATCCTGGGCTCCGGCCCGAACCGCATCGGCCAGGGCATCGAGTTCGACTACTCCTGTGTGCACGCCTCCTTCGCGCTGAGCGACGCGGGCTACGAGACCGTCATGGTCAACTGCAACCCGGAGACCGTCTCCACCGACTACGACACCTCCGACCGGCTCTACTTCGAGCCGCTCACCCTGGAGGACGTCCTGGAGATCGTGCACGCCGAGCAGCAGGCGGGTCCGGTCGCCGGCGTCGTCGTCCAGCTCGGCGGCCAGACCCCGCTGGGCCTGGCGCAGGCGCTCAAGGACAACGGCGTACCGATCGTCGGCACCTCGCCGGAGGCCATCGACCTGGCCGAGGAGCGCGGCGCGTTCGGCCAGGTGCTGACCGACGCGGGCCTGCCCGCCCCCAAGTACGGCACCGCTTACTCCTTCGCCGAGGCCAAGGGCATCGCCGCCGAGATCGGCTACCCGGTCATGGTCCGGCCGTCCTACGTCCTCGGCGGCCGGGGCATGGAGATCGTCTACGACGAGCCGTCGCTGGGCGAGTACCTGGAGCGGCACGCCGGCCTCATCGACCAGCACCCGGTCCTCATCGACCGCTTCCTGGACGACGCCATCGAGATCGACGTGGACGCCCTCTACGACGGCCACGAGCTCTACCTCGGCGGCGTCATGGAGCACATCGAGGAAGCCGGCATCCACTCCGGCGACTCCGCCTGCGCCCTGCCGCCCATCACCCTCGGCGGCTACGACATCAAGCGGCTGCGGGCCTCTACCGAGGCCATCGCCAAGGGCGTCGGCGTCCGCGGCCTGATCAACATCCAGTTCGCGATGGCGGGCGACATCCTGTACGTGCTGGAGGCCAACCCGCGTGCCTCCCGTACGGTCCCCTTCACCTCGAAGGCGACCGCGGTACCGCTGGCCAAGGCCGCCGCCCGGATCTCGCTGGGCGCCACCGTCGCCGAGCTGCGCGCCGAGGGCATGCTGCCGAAGAGCGGCGACGGCGGCACCCTGCCGCTGGACTCGCCGATCTCCGTCAAGGAGGCCGTGATGCCCTGGTCGCGGTTCCGCGACGTCACGGGGCAGGGCGTGGACACCGTGCTGGGTCCGGAGATGCGCTCCACCGGCGAGGTCATGGGCATCGACTCGGTCTTCGGCACGGCGTACGCCAAGTCGCAGTCCGGTGCGTACGGCGCGCTGCCCACCAAGGGCCGCGCTTTCGTCTCCGTCGCCAACCGCGACAAGCGCGCGATGATCTTCCCGGCGCGGGAGCTGGTCGCGCACGGCTTCGAGCTGCTCGCCACCTCCGGCACCGCCGAGGTGCTGCGCCGCAACGGCATCAACGCCACCGTCGTGCGCAAGAAGAGCGAGGGCGAGGGCCCCAACGGCGAGAAGACCATCGTCCAGCTCATCCACGACGGCGAGGTCGATCTGATCGTCAACACGCCGTACGGCACCGGCGGCCGCCTGGACGGCTACGACATCCGCACCGCGGCCGTCGCCCGCGCCGTCCCGTGCCTGACCACGGTCCAGGCGCTGGCCGCCGCCGTCCAGGGCATCGAGGCGATGTCCCGCGGCGACGTGGGCGTGCGCTCCCTCCAGGAACACGCGCGGCAGCTCACCGCGGCCCGCGAGGAGTAG
- a CDS encoding quinone-dependent dihydroorotate dehydrogenase, which yields MYSLFFKLIFQRMDPEKAHHLAFRWIRLAARVPVLRTFAAAVLAPRYKELRVEALGRRMHGPFGLAAGFDKNAVAVDGMAMLGFDHVEIGTVTAEPQPGNPKKRLFRLVPDRALINRMGFNNDGSAAVAARLAARNPVFRTTLGVNIGKTKVVPEEEAIADYVTSTERLAGHADYLVVNVSSPNTPGLRNLQAVDHLRPLLSAVREAADRTVTGRRVPLLVKIAPDLADEDVDAVADLAVELGLDGIIATNTTIARESLGLASDPALVQETGGLSGAPVKARSLEVLRRLYARVGDRVTLVGVGGIENAEDAWQRILAGATLVQGYSAFIYEGPFYARAIHKGLAARLRNSPYATLADAVGAEHRKVTSL from the coding sequence GTGTACTCCCTCTTCTTCAAACTGATCTTCCAGCGCATGGACCCCGAGAAGGCCCACCACCTGGCCTTCCGCTGGATCCGGCTGGCCGCGCGCGTCCCGGTGCTGCGCACCTTCGCCGCGGCCGTCCTGGCCCCCCGCTACAAGGAGCTGCGCGTCGAGGCCCTGGGCCGCCGGATGCACGGCCCCTTCGGGCTGGCCGCCGGCTTCGACAAGAACGCCGTGGCCGTCGACGGCATGGCCATGCTGGGCTTCGACCATGTCGAGATCGGCACGGTCACCGCCGAGCCGCAGCCCGGTAACCCCAAGAAGCGCCTGTTCCGCCTCGTGCCGGACCGCGCGCTCATCAACCGCATGGGCTTCAACAACGACGGTTCGGCGGCCGTGGCGGCCCGTCTGGCGGCCCGCAACCCGGTCTTCCGTACGACGCTGGGCGTCAACATCGGCAAGACCAAGGTCGTCCCCGAGGAGGAGGCGATCGCCGACTACGTGACCTCCACGGAGCGGCTCGCCGGACACGCCGACTACCTGGTCGTCAACGTCTCCTCGCCGAACACCCCCGGCCTGCGCAACCTCCAAGCCGTCGACCACCTGCGTCCGCTGCTCAGCGCGGTCCGCGAGGCGGCCGACCGTACCGTCACCGGGCGGCGCGTCCCGCTGCTGGTCAAGATCGCGCCGGACCTCGCCGACGAGGACGTGGACGCGGTCGCCGACCTCGCCGTGGAACTGGGCCTGGACGGCATCATCGCCACCAACACCACCATCGCCCGCGAGAGCCTCGGCCTGGCCTCCGACCCGGCCCTGGTCCAGGAGACCGGCGGGCTGTCCGGCGCCCCGGTCAAGGCACGCTCCCTGGAGGTGCTGCGCCGCCTGTACGCCCGCGTCGGCGACCGCGTCACCCTGGTCGGCGTCGGCGGCATCGAGAACGCCGAGGACGCCTGGCAGCGCATCCTGGCCGGCGCCACCCTCGTACAGGGCTACAGCGCCTTCATCTACGAGGGCCCGTTCTACGCCCGCGCGATCCACAAGGGCCTGGCCGCCCGCCTGCGCAACAGCCCGTACGCCACCCTCGCCGACGCCGTCGGCGCCGAGCACAGGAAGGTGACCTCTCTGTGA
- the pyrF gene encoding orotidine-5'-phosphate decarboxylase, producing MSPVPFGARLWAAMDARGPLCVGIDPHASLLADWGLSDDVAGLEAFSRTVVEALADRVAVLKPQSAFFERFGSRGIAVLEETVAAARQAGALVLMDAKRGDIGSTMAAYAATYLDPASPLFSDAVTVSPYLGFGSLAPAVDLARENGCGLFALALTSNPEGQEVQHAVRADGRTVAATVLGHLKAANADEAARGELGSYGAVVGATLGDLSSYDLATGGPLLAPGIGAQGATPADLPRVFGDAVRNVVPSVSRGVLRHGPDVAALRAAALGCADEVRAAVDEVRTPVERQGL from the coding sequence GTGAGCCCCGTACCCTTCGGCGCCCGCCTGTGGGCCGCCATGGACGCCCGTGGCCCGCTGTGCGTCGGCATCGACCCGCACGCCTCGCTGCTGGCCGACTGGGGCCTGAGCGACGACGTGGCGGGCCTGGAGGCCTTCTCGCGGACCGTCGTCGAGGCGCTGGCCGACCGTGTCGCCGTCCTCAAGCCGCAGTCCGCCTTCTTCGAGCGGTTCGGCTCGCGCGGCATCGCCGTCCTGGAGGAGACCGTCGCGGCGGCCCGGCAGGCCGGTGCCCTCGTGCTGATGGACGCCAAGCGCGGCGACATCGGTTCCACCATGGCCGCGTATGCCGCCACCTACCTGGATCCGGCCTCCCCGCTGTTCTCCGACGCGGTCACGGTCAGCCCGTACCTGGGCTTCGGGTCGCTCGCCCCGGCCGTCGACCTGGCCCGGGAGAACGGCTGCGGCCTGTTCGCCCTCGCCCTGACCTCGAACCCCGAGGGCCAGGAGGTCCAGCACGCCGTACGGGCCGACGGACGCACCGTCGCCGCGACCGTGCTGGGCCACTTGAAGGCGGCGAACGCGGACGAGGCCGCCCGCGGGGAGCTGGGCTCGTACGGAGCCGTCGTCGGCGCCACGCTCGGCGACCTGTCCTCGTACGACCTGGCGACCGGCGGGCCGCTGCTCGCGCCCGGCATCGGTGCGCAGGGTGCGACCCCCGCTGACCTTCCGCGGGTCTTCGGGGACGCGGTCCGCAACGTCGTGCCGAGCGTCAGCCGGGGGGTGCTGCGGCACGGTCCGGACGTCGCGGCACTCCGCGCGGCCGCCCTCGGATGCGCCGACGAGGTGCGTGCCGCGGTCGACGAGGTGCGTACACCGGTCGAACGACAGGGACTTTAG
- a CDS encoding integration host factor — protein sequence MALPPLTPEQRAAALEKAAAARRERAEVKNRLKNSGASLHDVIKQGQENDVIGKMKVSALLESMPGVGKVRAKQIMERLGISESRRVRGLGTNQIAALEREFGSKAG from the coding sequence GTGGCTCTTCCGCCCCTTACCCCTGAACAGCGCGCAGCCGCGCTCGAGAAGGCCGCCGCGGCTCGCCGGGAGCGCGCCGAGGTCAAGAATCGGCTCAAAAACTCCGGCGCTTCCCTTCATGACGTCATCAAGCAGGGCCAGGAGAACGACGTCATCGGCAAGATGAAGGTCTCCGCCCTCCTGGAGTCCATGCCCGGCGTGGGCAAGGTCCGCGCCAAGCAGATCATGGAGCGGCTCGGCATTTCCGAGAGCCGCCGGGTCCGCGGTCTGGGCACCAACCAGATCGCTGCCCTGGAGCGAGAGTTCGGCAGCAAGGCCGGCTGA
- the gmk gene encoding guanylate kinase, translating to MAATPRGSSPASPDSRPRLTVLSGPSGVGKSTVVAHMRKVHPEVWLSVSATTRKPRPGERHGVQYFFVDDEEFDKLVANGELLEWAEFAGNRYGTPRKAVQDRLEAGEPVLLEIDLQGARQVRESMTEAQLVFLAPPSWEELVRRLTGRGTEAPEVIERRLTAAKVELAAETEFDVTLVNTSVEDVSRELLALMKVL from the coding sequence ATGGCTGCAACACCCCGGGGCTCATCCCCCGCATCCCCGGACTCCCGTCCGCGGCTGACCGTGCTCTCCGGCCCCTCCGGGGTCGGGAAGAGCACGGTCGTCGCCCATATGCGCAAGGTCCACCCCGAGGTCTGGCTCTCGGTGTCGGCCACCACCCGCAAGCCGCGCCCCGGGGAGCGGCACGGCGTCCAGTACTTCTTCGTGGACGACGAGGAATTCGACAAGCTCGTCGCCAACGGCGAACTGCTGGAGTGGGCCGAATTCGCGGGCAACCGCTACGGCACGCCGCGCAAGGCCGTCCAGGACCGTCTGGAGGCCGGCGAGCCCGTCCTGCTGGAGATCGACCTCCAGGGCGCGCGGCAGGTCCGCGAGTCCATGACGGAGGCCCAGCTCGTCTTCCTGGCCCCGCCGAGCTGGGAGGAACTGGTCCGCCGGCTCACCGGCCGGGGTACGGAGGCGCCCGAGGTCATCGAGCGCCGCCTGACGGCCGCCAAGGTCGAGCTCGCCGCCGAGACCGAGTTCGACGTCACCCTGGTCAACACCTCCGTCGAGGACGTCAGCCGTGAGCTGCTAGCCTTGATGAAGGTTCTTTGA
- the rpoZ gene encoding DNA-directed RNA polymerase subunit omega, translating to MSSSITAPEGIINPPIDELLEATDSKYSLVIYAAKRARQINAYYSQLGEGLLEYVGPLVDTHVHEKPLSIALREINAGLLTSEAVEGPAQ from the coding sequence GTGTCCTCTTCCATCACCGCGCCCGAGGGCATCATCAACCCGCCGATTGATGAGCTGCTTGAGGCCACCGACTCGAAGTACAGCCTCGTGATCTACGCCGCCAAGCGCGCGCGTCAGATCAACGCGTACTACTCGCAGCTCGGTGAGGGTCTGCTGGAGTACGTCGGCCCGCTGGTCGACACCCACGTGCACGAGAAGCCCCTGTCCATCGCCCTCCGTGAGATCAACGCGGGCCTGCTGACCTCCGAGGCCGTCGAGGGCCCGGCTCAGTGA
- the coaBC gene encoding bifunctional phosphopantothenoylcysteine decarboxylase/phosphopantothenate--cysteine ligase CoaBC: MDKPTQPATEPLRGTGAAGGSGPDRRPKVVLGVSGGIAAYKACELLRRLTESGHDVRVVPTAASLHFVGEATWAALSGNPASTEVWESVHEVPHVRIGQSADLVVVAPCTADMLAKAAHGLADDLLTNTLLTARCPVIFVPAMHTEMWEHPATQENVATLRRRGAVVIEPAVGRLTGVDTGKGRFPDPAEIFETCRRVLARGPQGLGRDLAGRHVVISAGGTREPLDPVRFLGNRSSGKQGYALARTAVARGARVTLVAGNSELPDPAGVDVVHIGTAVQLREAVLKAAADADAVVMAAAVADFRPAAYATGKIKKKDGQEPEPVALVRNPDILAEISADRPRPGQVIVGFAAETDDVLANGRAKLTRKGCDLLVVNEVGDHKAFGSAANEAVILAADGAETPVPYGPKEALSDRIWDLVVPRLTAP; encoded by the coding sequence ATGGACAAGCCGACACAGCCGGCCACCGAGCCTTTGCGGGGAACCGGCGCGGCGGGCGGGAGCGGCCCGGACCGCCGCCCGAAGGTCGTCCTCGGAGTCAGCGGCGGCATCGCCGCGTACAAGGCGTGCGAGCTGCTGCGGCGGCTCACCGAGTCCGGGCACGACGTCCGGGTCGTGCCGACGGCGGCGTCGCTGCACTTCGTCGGCGAGGCCACCTGGGCCGCCCTCTCCGGCAACCCGGCCTCCACCGAGGTCTGGGAGTCGGTCCACGAGGTCCCGCACGTCCGCATCGGCCAGTCCGCCGACCTGGTCGTGGTGGCCCCGTGTACGGCCGACATGCTGGCCAAGGCCGCCCACGGCCTGGCGGACGACCTGCTCACCAACACCCTCCTCACCGCGCGCTGTCCGGTGATCTTCGTCCCGGCGATGCACACCGAGATGTGGGAGCACCCGGCCACCCAGGAGAACGTCGCCACGCTGCGCCGCCGCGGCGCCGTCGTCATCGAACCCGCCGTCGGCCGCCTGACCGGCGTCGACACCGGAAAGGGCCGCTTCCCCGACCCCGCCGAGATCTTCGAGACCTGCCGCCGGGTGCTGGCCCGCGGCCCGCAGGGGCTGGGGCGCGACCTCGCCGGCCGGCACGTCGTGATCAGCGCGGGCGGCACCCGCGAGCCCTTGGACCCGGTCCGCTTCCTGGGCAACCGTTCCTCCGGCAAGCAGGGGTACGCGCTCGCCCGCACCGCCGTGGCCCGCGGCGCCCGCGTCACCCTCGTCGCCGGCAACAGCGAGCTGCCCGACCCGGCCGGGGTCGACGTCGTGCACATCGGTACGGCCGTCCAGTTGCGCGAGGCCGTGCTGAAGGCCGCCGCGGACGCCGACGCGGTGGTCATGGCGGCAGCCGTGGCCGACTTCCGTCCCGCCGCGTACGCCACCGGCAAGATCAAGAAGAAGGACGGCCAGGAGCCCGAGCCGGTGGCCCTGGTCCGTAATCCGGACATCCTCGCCGAGATCTCCGCGGACCGCCCCCGCCCCGGCCAGGTGATCGTCGGGTTCGCCGCCGAGACCGACGACGTCCTCGCCAACGGCCGCGCCAAACTCACCCGAAAGGGGTGCGACCTGCTGGTCGTCAACGAGGTCGGCGACCACAAGGCGTTCGGGTCGGCCGCGAACGAGGCGGTGATCCTGGCCGCCGACGGCGCCGAGACCCCCGTACCGTACGGCCCGAAGGAAGCCCTCTCGGACCGGATCTGGGACCTCGTGGTCCCCCGCCTGACCGCCCCGTAG
- the metK gene encoding methionine adenosyltransferase, with translation MSRRLFTSESVTEGHPDKIADQISDTILDALLKEDPTSRVAVETLITTGLVHVAGEVTTKAYADIPNLVRNKVLEIGYDSSKKGFDGASCGVSVSIGAQSPDIAQGVDTAYEKRVEGDEDELDKQGAGDQGLMFGYACDETPELMPLPINLAHRLSRRLSEVRKNGTIPYLRPDGKTQVTIEYDGHKAVRLDTVVVSSQHASDIDLDSLLAPDIREFVVEHVLNQLVEDGIKLDTDGYRLLVNPTGRFEIGGPMGDAGLTGRKIIIDTYGGMSRHGGGAFSGKDPSKVDRSAAYAMRWVAKNVVAAGLAARCEVQVAYAIGKAEPVGLFVETFGTATVDVDKIENAIAEVFDLRPAAIIRDLDLLRPIYAQTAAYGHFGRELDEFTWERTDRVEALKKAAGL, from the coding sequence GTGTCCCGCCGCCTGTTCACCTCGGAGTCCGTCACCGAGGGTCACCCCGACAAGATCGCTGACCAGATCAGCGACACCATTCTCGACGCCCTCCTGAAGGAGGACCCGACCTCCCGGGTCGCCGTCGAGACGTTGATCACCACCGGCCTGGTCCACGTGGCCGGCGAGGTGACGACGAAGGCGTACGCCGACATCCCCAACCTCGTGCGCAACAAGGTTCTGGAGATCGGCTACGACTCGTCGAAGAAGGGCTTCGACGGCGCCTCCTGCGGCGTCTCCGTCTCGATCGGCGCACAGTCCCCCGACATCGCCCAGGGTGTCGACACCGCTTACGAGAAGCGTGTCGAGGGTGACGAGGACGAGCTGGACAAGCAGGGCGCGGGCGACCAGGGCCTGATGTTCGGCTACGCCTGCGACGAGACCCCGGAGCTGATGCCGCTCCCGATCAACCTCGCGCACCGCCTCTCCCGGCGCCTGTCCGAGGTCCGCAAGAACGGGACCATCCCGTACCTGCGCCCCGACGGCAAGACCCAGGTCACCATCGAGTACGACGGCCACAAGGCCGTCCGCCTCGACACGGTCGTCGTCTCCTCCCAGCACGCCTCGGACATCGACCTCGACTCGCTGCTCGCCCCCGACATCCGCGAGTTCGTCGTCGAGCACGTCCTCAACCAGCTCGTCGAGGACGGCATCAAGCTGGACACCGACGGCTACCGCCTGCTGGTCAACCCCACCGGCCGCTTCGAGATCGGCGGCCCGATGGGCGACGCCGGCCTCACCGGCCGCAAGATCATCATCGACACGTACGGCGGCATGTCCCGCCACGGCGGCGGCGCCTTCTCCGGCAAGGACCCGTCCAAGGTCGACCGCTCCGCCGCCTACGCCATGCGCTGGGTCGCCAAGAACGTCGTAGCGGCCGGGCTGGCCGCCCGCTGCGAGGTCCAGGTCGCCTACGCCATCGGCAAGGCCGAGCCGGTGGGCCTGTTCGTCGAGACCTTCGGCACCGCCACCGTCGACGTCGACAAGATCGAGAACGCCATCGCCGAGGTCTTCGACCTCCGCCCGGCCGCCATCATCCGCGACCTCGACCTCCTCCGGCCCATCTACGCCCAGACCGCCGCCTACGGCCACTTCGGCCGCGAACTGGACGAGTTCACCTGGGAGCGGACGGACCGGGTGGAGGCGCTCAAGAAGGCTGCGGGGCTGTAG